Genomic DNA from Paenibacillus sp. MBLB1832:
AATCAGCGAAACGTTTACAGTTCGTAAAATTTCTTACGGTGTGGGTGTGGAAAGAACTTTCCCATTCCATTCTCCGAAGATTGACAAGATTGAAGTGGCTCGCCGTGGTAAAGTTCGTCGTGCGAAACTTTATTATCTGCGTGGTCTTCGCGGTAAAGCTGCAAGAATCAAAGAAATTCGATAGTAAAAATGGGGGGCTTGTTCAGTCAAGTCTCCTTTTCATTTTTCTGTACATAATAACGATAACACCAAAACTGGAAGTGAGGCCGTCAGTGATGGAACATAATGATCAAATTCAGCCCAATCCGCCAATGAGTGCAACGGAATCGAAGGGCACACAGGTGAAGAAGGAAACGTGGGAATGGATTAAAGCGTTAATTATCGCAGGTGTACTTGTTATTGTGATTCGTTGGTTTCTATTCTCGCCTTTTATCGTGGACGGGGATTCCATGCATCCTAATTTCTTCACGGGCGAGCGATTGATTGTTAACAAAATTGTGTACGATATTCGTGATCCGAAGCGCGGTGAAGTCATCGTTTTCCATGCGCCTGAAGGCAAAGATTATATCAAGCGTGTAATCGCACTTCCTGGTGAGACTGTGAAAGTCACGGGAGATAAAGTTTTTATTAATGGCGAAGAAATGCATGAGAATTATATTCAAGACGCCATTGATCAAGCGGTAAAAGAAGGTCATCCGTATAATACGTTATTGGATTTCCCTGAAACGAAGGTGCCGGAAGGCGAGCTTTTCGCAATGGGGGACAACCGTCCGAATTCCAAGGACAGCCGAACGAAAAGTGTTGGCTTTGTGCCTTACAATAAAATCGTAGGCCGCGCCGAAGTAATTTTCTGGCCGGTAAACAAAATTAGGTTCATACATTTTTGAGGTGAAGAGACATGACCATTCAATGGTTTCCTGGTCATATGACCAAGGCTCGCAGGCAGATTGAGGATAAGCTTAAACTGATTGATGTCGTGATTGAGCTCCTAGATGCCCGCATCCCGCTTTCCAGCCGAAACCCGATGGTTGATGAGATTTTGAAAGGTAAGCCGCGGCTCGTATTGCTGAACAAGAACGATCTTGCCGATCCGAAAGCTACAGCAGAGTGGGTGCAATATTTTGCCGATCAAGGCTTGCCCGCGTTTCCGATTGACGCTGCGACAGGTACGAACGTGAAGGAAATCTTGCCGCGCGTGAAACAACTATGGGCGCATAAGATTGAAGCTATGCTGCGCAAAGGGATTAATCCTCGCGCGATCAGAGCGCTCATCGTCGGGATTCCGAATGTCGGGAAATCTACGCTAATCAACCAACTTGCAGGCAAGAAGATTGCTGCCACTGGCGATAAACCTGGGGTTACCAAGGGGCAACAGTGGATTAAGGTTGGCACCGAAATGGACCTGCTAGATACACCGGGAATCTTATGGCCGAAGTTCGAGGACCAGATGGTCGGTATGCGTTTGGCAGCCACGGGTGCGATTAAGGAAGAGCTTTTACATTTGGATGAAATTGCTCTCTTTGTCATTAAATATATGGTCCAGCATTATGGAGCAGGGATTCAGGAACGTTTTGGCGTTCAAGACCTGCCAGACGATATGGATAATATTCAAGAAATGGTGAAGGTCATGGAGGCCATCGGGCGCAAGCGCGGGTGCATTGTAAGTGGAGGTAAAGTTGATTTAGACAAAACCTCCCTAATCATTATTCGTGATTTAAGAGCAGGGAAAATGGGACGTATCTCGTTAGAAAAGCCATTTTAAACTGGACAGGAAGAACCTGGGGAGAAGTGACTCCTTAGGTTCTTTTCTTTTTTCTCAGGAGAAAAATGGGTGTGGCTTGACGAAGCGCCGATCTTATATAATGAAGGCATGGAAAAGGGGCGTAGTTCATGCTGGATTATGAGAAAGATTTATGGGAACAAGGATTTTGCAGCGTTGCTGGAATTGATGAGGTAGGGCGAGGGTGTTTATTTGGAGACGTTGTGGCAGCGGCCGTCATTCTTCCGAAGGGGCATGTTCTTGAAGGTGTCAATGATTCTAAAAAGTTGACGGAGAAGAAACGTGATTTGCTGTTTGATCAAATTAGGGAAGAAGCGATCTCGATTGGTATTGGGATTGTCAGTGTAGATGAGATTGAAGCATTAAATATCAAGCAGGCCTCAAGACTTGCCATGAAGATAGCCGCCCAGCAGTTGCAGGTTAAACCTGACTTTTTGCTGGTGGATGCAGAAAATGTAGCGCTAGATTTGCCGCAAGCTGCCATTATTCATGGAGATGCGTTAAGTCAGTCCATTGCTGCGGCTTCGATTATTGCCAAGGTCACAAGGGATCGGATGTGTTTGCAATGGGACGAGCAATATCCAGAGTACGGAATTAGTGTACATAAAGGGTATGCGACCAAACATCATAGAGAGATGCTGTTGCGTTATGGTCCGACACCGTTACATCGGAAATTATTTATACGTAAGATTATGGCTCAATTGGACGAGCAAGCGATTGTGCATGAGAACGAACAACTTGTATTTGACTGGATATAGCCCTGCACATGTAACGAAATGGTGCGCATTGGCCGATAACATACATAGAAGCATTTCAATTTGAGGTGAGCGGAGTGAATATTAGCGGACTAATTCGAAGCCTGGTAGGCGATTTAACAGCGTCTGAGCCCAAAGTGCTTGAGTTAAAAGTTGGACAAATTGTAAAAGGTGTCGTGCTTCAATTATTGAGTGATCAGGAAGCACTTTTAAATATTGGGGGCACCCAGGTGCGTGCGAAACTGGAGACGCCTTTGAAACAAGGGGATGTCACGATGCTGCAGGTGCAGCCTGAGTCAGGCCGCGGGCAAATCATGCTTAAACCGCTTGCGGCTTCGGATGTGCAAATTACAGATGACTCGCTTGGCGAGCTTCTTAACGCTTTTGAAGTGAAAGATTCCGTAACCACCCGTCAAATGGTACAAAAAATGCAGCAGGAAGGCGTTCCCGTTACCAAAGATAATGTGAAAGCTTTCGAAACTGTCATGCGGGACATTCCGCAGGGTGTGGACAAAGAGGAGTGGCTGCAAGCTGTCGTATTGGTGAGTAAAAAAGGGCTGCCGCTCACCAAGGCAACGGTGGACGCGGTCAAGCAGGTCACACAAGGCCCGCCTGCGGGGCAGGTGTTGGAGCAGCTGGAGCAGCAGGCTGCCGCGCTGCTCGAGCAAGACCCGACACACCCTGCGGCGGATACCGCCAAGCAGGTTGTGTCGTTATTGAGAGAGCTGCGGGCTTCCGCCGCAGCTGCTGTTGTTGTTGCGGAGCCTGCTGCGCAGGGCTCCGCGGAAAAGCCCGCGGCGGCGCCAGCGCCGAGCGCCGCGGCCAAGGCTGCGCCAGCTGCTCCGCAGGCTGGCGGTGGCGCTAGGGCTGAGGCTGCGCCGCCTCAGCCGCAGGGCAGCGTGCCTGCGGCCGCTGCCAGCACCGCGCCCGCCGCTAGCGCAGCAGCGGGCGAGGCCCCCGCGCCGGCTGCGCAGCCGGTGGCCGCTCAGCAGGCTCAGGCGCGCAGCGCTGAGCCTGCCCCCCAAGGCGAACCGCTGCAAGCGGGTTCGCCAGCACTAAAGCCCCCTGCGAAGCACGAAGGGGCTCAACCAACCGGAGAGGCGCAGCATGCAGCGCCTCCGCAAGAAGCTGCTCCAGCGCCTAACTGGATCAGCCGAATGCTCAAAGCCGTCGGTGTCGAGCATGAATCGCACTTAGCCAGTAAGCTGAGCGAGGGACCTGCCGCAGGCACAGCAAAAATCGGCCCGTCATCAGCGGACGATGTGATGTCATTTTTAGCTAACACTGTGGATCAACCAGCAGCGGAAGGTGAA
This window encodes:
- the ylqF gene encoding ribosome biogenesis GTPase YlqF, with product MTIQWFPGHMTKARRQIEDKLKLIDVVIELLDARIPLSSRNPMVDEILKGKPRLVLLNKNDLADPKATAEWVQYFADQGLPAFPIDAATGTNVKEILPRVKQLWAHKIEAMLRKGINPRAIRALIVGIPNVGKSTLINQLAGKKIAATGDKPGVTKGQQWIKVGTEMDLLDTPGILWPKFEDQMVGMRLAATGAIKEELLHLDEIALFVIKYMVQHYGAGIQERFGVQDLPDDMDNIQEMVKVMEAIGRKRGCIVSGGKVDLDKTSLIIIRDLRAGKMGRISLEKPF
- a CDS encoding ribonuclease HII, translated to MLDYEKDLWEQGFCSVAGIDEVGRGCLFGDVVAAAVILPKGHVLEGVNDSKKLTEKKRDLLFDQIREEAISIGIGIVSVDEIEALNIKQASRLAMKIAAQQLQVKPDFLLVDAENVALDLPQAAIIHGDALSQSIAAASIIAKVTRDRMCLQWDEQYPEYGISVHKGYATKHHREMLLRYGPTPLHRKLFIRKIMAQLDEQAIVHENEQLVFDWI
- the lepB gene encoding signal peptidase I, with the protein product MEHNDQIQPNPPMSATESKGTQVKKETWEWIKALIIAGVLVIVIRWFLFSPFIVDGDSMHPNFFTGERLIVNKIVYDIRDPKRGEVIVFHAPEGKDYIKRVIALPGETVKVTGDKVFINGEEMHENYIQDAIDQAVKEGHPYNTLLDFPETKVPEGELFAMGDNRPNSKDSRTKSVGFVPYNKIVGRAEVIFWPVNKIRFIHF
- the rplS gene encoding 50S ribosomal protein L19 encodes the protein MNLIQEITKEQLRTDIPNFRPGDTLKVHVKVIEGTRERIQLFEGVVIKRHGGGISETFTVRKISYGVGVERTFPFHSPKIDKIEVARRGKVRRAKLYYLRGLRGKAARIKEIR